The Sebastes umbrosus isolate fSebUmb1 chromosome 4, fSebUmb1.pri, whole genome shotgun sequence genomic sequence ttgcatactgtaatatttcaccggaaatagtatggaATTCACGTACTAGTAGTTTCATACTAATACGATTTTCTCTGGACTTTTGTATTTCAGAAAGAAGGAAATATGGACATTAAGAAATTATGAAATTTGATTTAAACAATTTATTGCATAGCAGAAATGCTTTGAGAATGTCTCCAGTGATTATGGGGTATTTCCTGAGATGGGCCTACGCATGGGTTAATGGGTTATATAATGACTTCTACTGTGTATTGAATTGTGGCTTCTGGTCTGAACATCAGTACAGAAATATAATTAGATTGTTGTCTGCTGTAAATCCAAATCATTCATCAATCAtcaccattatttattttttagtcgGATATGTgtgggtagagagagagagagagagagagaggggtatgaCGTACAACAAAGGTCCCATGGCTAGAATCGAACCCGGGACGTTGCGGTTATGGCACGCACCGTAAACACTTGGCCTGAGATACCCTAAACAAACTATTGCTGTGCTGTACAAGTGGCCAGAGGCATTACTACTGTAGAAAGCACTCAAATGCTGCACAATCATCTTTGTTGTAAATGTTTGATTTAATATTAATCATGAGGATGCATGTGCAGGATTTTTGTTTTCAAGTAAGAGTATTAattcataagaaaaaagaaaaaatgtataaaaatgccccatttcacaatgttaagaaatccttcaaaaataaaaatgttttgttgaagacagtaaacatgtttttgagaTGTTCTGCTCTCTAACAAATAGACTAACAAACAGGATtgagaaataattaataattagcCTCTAATTCCCCTCCACACAGTCATAAATGTCACCCTTTTGTATTCTTCATGTCAAATCAGGTTCCTCAGCAGAAACAACGATGTTATTTTATAACGGCATCATGCATCCACATGTCTAATTGCAGAATGGTGACAAGACAactgatatttttctttttttctcttctcagtAACAGTATAACGGAGCTGTGTGTGCCTCTGATTCTGCCGGAGATCAAGCTGCTCGATGTGAGCAAGAACAGCGTGGAGAATATTTCTCCAGACTTCCTGACCGGCTGCCCCAAACTGGAAACTTTCAGTGCCTCCATGAACAAAATCTGTGAGTACTATCACCTGattattagattaaaaaaaaagaaaatctgccaTTAACCAACATTGGGCCTTCTTTGTCTGCGAACCATGTACTCTGGAATCAAGCACCATGTGACTAagattatattaaatatattattatatggaCCGACCAGGCAAATTAACAGGTTTAGGGGATATTTAAGCAAAACAGATGTCCCTCCAAAACACATTAGAATCACAGTCTCAATATAATACTGATGCCTATACATGACCTACATAACTAAAAAAGACCATCAGTGAGAAGATTGGCTTTTTCTATATAGTCAAtattaatgcttgtcatcggtgccaccgggGAGGcatgggagaaccagaaccaggactgagcggggcagacAGTCAGACCAtgctgcagtaaaattagaGATTTTTGTAAGGGaatctggtgctcggaaacgctaccgcttttgtccatgAGGACCGACAAAATCAACATAAAATGAAAGTGCCTCGTACATGTAGTAACTTTAAAACACCCCGTTCAGGTCAGTCCAGACAAAATTTAGAGTCAGAGATATCAGAGATTGGTTTCATAGGACAGTTAATTTATTTGAAGAATGGTACCTTGAATTATTCAGTGTTGAATTTCAGGCAAGGAATTTTCTCCAAAATGAGACGAACAGTTGTCCTACCTTCATATTTTGTGATGTGgagacacagaaacatgtttacTGTCCTCTCCAGGTTCCCTTTCAAATCTCCCATCCAAGATCACGGCACTGAAACTAGCAAACAACAGCTTCACTTGTATTCCGGAGGCCATACTTAATCTCCCAAAGTAAGTCACACAGTTTCCACATTTCTAATGTTTGCATCCCTCTTCTTATGGTACAAACACTTATTTCTCATACTTGTATGTGTCCAGCTTGCGGTCGGTGGACATGAGAACCAACAGCATTGCCGCTCTGCCCGGCCCGGGTCTCTGGGAGTCCAGCAACCTCAGAGAGCTGATGTTCAGTCAGGACTGTATCAAAGTTCTGGATCTGAGTGGGCCGATCTACAAATGGACCAGACTGGAGAAACTCCACCTGAGTGACAACAAGCTCACTGAGGTAAAAGTTTATCATGAGTCTTTATCATCGTTGTTCTAACACCGTTGCTAATCAGTATCAAACTACTGAATGCTGTgaaagtacagtatgtcctgGTGTATTGATTGCATTGTCTCTGTTCAGATCCCTCCACAGATCGGCCTGTTGGAAGGTCTGACCTCTCTGGACGTGAGTCGTAACGCTAACCTGCGGTCCTTCCCCGACGAGATGGGGAAACTGAGCCGACTGTGGGACCTGCCGCTGGACGGCCTTCGACTCCAGCTGGACCTCAAACACATCGGCAGCAAAACCAAAGACATTGTCAGGTCAGCGGCTTTACAAACctgagcttttattgtgaagatattaatattaaatgctCTTTCTGCTATTTTCACAGTTCACTCCAGTTTtgaataaatagaataataaataaatctcatAATAAATACCTCTCTCCCAGGTTCCTGCAGCAGCGACTGAAGAAGGCAGTGCCGTACTACCGGATGAAGCTCATCGTGGTGGGGAATGCTGGCAGCGGGAAAACCACCCTGATCCAGCAACTGATGAAGCTGAAGCGCTCACAGTTGAACTCGAAGCGGGTCGCCGTTGGCATCGACGTGCGGGACTGGACCATCAGGGAGCGGGACAAGAAGATGGTGCTGAACGTCTGGGACTTCTCAGGTCTGTATCTAAAATGATTTCATTTTTCTTCCTCAGGTTAACTCAAAAGTCATCGACAGTAGGTAGTTACGGTAGTTATTCTTAGGAGAAGATTATTATAGAGTATGTACATGATTCCAAGCATATTGTAAGACACTGATCACACATTTGAGAGAGAGGTGTGTAGGTATCCTATTCAGCTGGTGTGATTTGGTTTCACTTCCTGCTTCTTTACCACACAGGTGGAGAAGAGTTCAGTGGCTCTCACCCTCACTTCCTGACGTCCAGAGCTCTCTACCTGGTGGTCTACAACCTCAGCAAAGGAGCCAGTCAGGTGGACGCCCTCAAGCCATGGCTCTTCAACATCAAAGTGAGTCTCAGATTAGTTCTAATGAATAGCTGTTGAGGTCAGAGTGGAGTGTTGTTTCCCCCTTTAGTCAtcacaagatgattctgacgcCGCTTGCCTTGTATTAAGCCTGCAGTGGAGGACCTTATCAAATTATACTTTGCAATCGGATAGCAGTAAGGAAATACTTGTGACTTTAGCCCAGAATCACCATATCATCATAAGCATCCAGACTTTGAAGAGACATTGCAGTGAATTGGGCCCattcagaagaaaacaacatactgatttgagtttttttcttgtaaaatgtaccACTTCAGTCTCGAAACGGTGTCACATCATTGGCAGACACTTCTTTTAAGATGAAAATGTTTTGGAAACCACAGCTAACtttgaaatgtaaataatgtaCATGTGTAGATATTATTCCTCTTTTGACAAATCCTCGTACTCTTGTTTACTTCAGGCCATGGCCTCTCAGTCCCCGGTCATCCTGGTGGGAACCCACACAGATGTGAGCGATGATCTGCAACTTCAGGCCTGCCTGACCAAGATCAGGGAGGAGCTGCTGAACCACCAGGGCTTCCCCGCCATCAGGGACTACCACATGGTCTCCGTCTGCGAGGAATCTGACGCCATGGCCAAGCTGCGCAAGGCCATCGCCAGGGAGGTCACCAGCTTCAAGGTaaaaggacacaaacagcagattaaaccttttcttttatccatctctcctctgtcttcatcttatcacctcctccctcttcctcagaTCCAGGGCCAGCCTGTGATGGGCCAGCTGGTTCCAGACAGCTACGTGGAGCTGGAGCGCCGGGTTCTGCAGGAGAGAACCAGGGTTCCCCCAGAGTTCCCCGTCCTCAGGCACcatgagctgctgcagctcatcCAGGAGagtcagctgcagctggaggaaGCTGAGCTGCCCCACGCCGTCCACTTCCTCAGTGAAGCCGGTCAGTCTGAGTCACCATCACACCGGCCTTTACATTACCTTGATACGCCTTTAATTTAATATAGCGTCCTCATTTATCTTAGCAAGATAATACCTCAAGTCTCCAGGATCAACAATATATCTGACCAAGCCTggttcttttcttctcctcctcctctgtcactGAAGGGGTTTTACTGCACTTTGATGATCCTGCACTTCAGCTCCAAGAGCTCTACTTCATCGACCCACAGTGGCTGTGCAACATCATCTCCCAGGTAGCTTCATCTGAACACACGGAGACAATCACACATGCTTCAGGCCAACTGAGCTGATTCTGCTTagcaacaacaaacaaagcaaCACTTTCAGATCAGATCTGGTTTTGGATTTGTGGCTGATGCTGAAAATAAGACCGCATCTTACAGTTTTATCTAAACTAGGAAACAAATCTATTTATCACTTTTACTTTAGTGCACAACTTTTTCTGTCCTACTTGTTAATATATCTACAAGCACTCTACTTGAGCACATTTagatataaaaatgaaataaaaagctttgtaaattaccaaaaaaacatttatttaatccaACCATGTGGCAGTACCTCTACCTAATCCAGGTGTTGTCTGTTCAACGTGTAGAAACTGACATCGAAGAGCTGTGGCTTCTGGGAGCCTCCTAAAGGAGTTGTTCAGCGCTCGATGGTGGAGAAGTTTCTCTTTGAGACCAAATGTTTCCCCAAGAGCCACCTGACGCAGTTCTTCAAGCTGCTGGAGAAGTTTCAGATCGCTCTACCCTTCGGCGAGGACCAGCTGCTGGTACCCAGCAGGTATGTTGTAAATGTGCAGCTACAGATGTAGGAGAGGTATTTTTTGATTTGTGCCATTGCAGAGGGACcaaataaattaacaatatgTCACCATCGCCTCTAATCACTCGTCTCTTCCTTTTACAGTTTGTCCAAACACAGACCGGTGATAGAGCTGCCTCACTGTGAGAACTCCGAGGTGATTGTGCGTCTGTACGAGATGCCGTATTTCCCCATGGATTACTGGTCTCGCCAGATCAGCCGCCTACTGGAGGTCTCCTCGTACTTGCTTTGTGGAAGAGGTAAATTAAACATGTATAGTAGACACAGTCACTGTTTCATCAGGGCTGCTAATCTGCAGATACAAATTCAAAGAAAGAACACAGTGATTTACCAAATGAATTATCTCGCTGCGTGTTATCCAGGAAAAGCGGTGCGACCCAACCGGATCTACTGGAGGAGAGGCGTGTACCTGAGCTGGTCCCCGGAGGCCTATTGTCTGGTGGAGGCCGCCTCAGTGGAGGAGAACCCCTCCAGCTTCGTCAGGATAACTGTGCCCTCTTCACGCAAAGGTGACGTTGTTTTAAAAACCTTCAACTCTTGCCGGATGCTACAGTAAATATGTATGACATGAAAAGAGCAAACTGTTGTCTCTCGTCCCCCCAGGCCGGGTGCTGCTGGGTCAGGTGGTGGATCACATCGACTCCCTGCTGGAGGAGTGGTTTCCTGGCCTGCTCAACACCGACATGCACGGCAGTGGTGAGGCTCTGCTGAAGAAGTGGGCTCTCTACAGCTTCGAGGACGGGCAGGAGTGTAGCAAGATTCTGCTCGAGGACCTCTTCACCTATTTTGACAATGGTACGTAAATCACACTATAAAAACAACACCTGTTTTGTCAGTATGAAGTCAACAATGCAGCCTAAGAATGAAACACACTGTGTTTTAGTTTCTATAAGTTCTCAGAACAGAAGCACCCTACTTTAATCATTCCACATGCATGGTTTCAATGATCTAAAATCGATGATTGGTACATTATCGATCATAGATTTTCTGCTGGTGAACCCGGAGGACCCCCGCTGCACACTTTCCATCTCTCAGATCGCTCCTGACTTGGTGCTGAGTGACCAGCCTGCAGGAACAATACTGGACAGTGATGAGCTGGATGTAGACATGTCTACAGAGAACCGACTGGGTACGCCTAATTTATTTCATATCATTTTGAAACttaaaaaattgttttacatttatttttaaaggaccagtgtgttggatttagggggatttatttgcagaaatggaatacaatattaataactatgttttcattagtgtataatcacctgacactgagaatcgttgtgttttcattagcttagaatgagcctttcatatctacatagggagcctttacctgaaggccaacatagttctctgacacgcttgggAAGGAAGGGCTGAGCGAAGGGGTATTCAGTTcactgcaacctcaccgctagatgccactaatCATAAACATATGATATATCTCGTTTACAGGTGACGGTGGCTTTGGGACTGTCTATCGAAGCGTCTACAAAAATGAAGAAGTGGCCGTGAAAATATTCAACAAGCATGCATCTGAGCTTTACATCTACAGACTCCTCAGACAGGTACAGTACCACTGACGATTTAAAATAAGAAACCTAAAGGTCCCTGTGGTTGCTGCGTCCTGGACAATACTTTGACAACTTGCTCAAAACAACCTCAGCAGTTTACTGCCACTTACTTCACTtcctttcactgtctgtttttCTCCAGGAGTTGGCGGTGTTGGGTCGCCTCCGTCACCCCAGCCTGGTGGGTCTGCTGGCAGCCGGCTCATCTCCTCAGATCCTGGTGATGGAACTGGCTCTGCGAGGCTCGCTGGACTCCCTGTTTGAACGTGAGAACGGCAGTCTCAACCTAAAGCTCCAGCACAGAATCGCCCTGCAGGTGGCCGACGGACTCAGGTACAGAGTTAGGGATCATAAAATTACTCTCCTTCTTTAGAATAAATGGAAAGTATTGGAAAGTTAGTTGATCATTTCCACagacaaggaaaaaaaatcctCGGGTCATTGTTTAATCTGTGCGATCATCAGGTACCTTCACTCATCCATGATCATCTATCGGGATCTCAAGCCCCACAATGTCCTCCTGTTCAACCTGAAGACCGACTCCGAGATCATCGCCAAGATCACCGACTACGGCATCGCTCAGTACTGCTGCAGCATGGGAGTGAGGAGCTCAGAGGGCACGCCAGGTTAGACGCCTCCTCAAACTGTatacatcattattatatttaagaTCATTCTGCTTATGTGTCATAAATATCTGACCTCTGAGGAACTGCAGACAAACAGTAGGTCAGTGTCACTCTGTCGTATTTTGTATAGCTTTTAAAAAGGATTACTGTTTGTCTGGCAGGTTTCCGAGCCCCGGAGGTCGCCAGAGGTAATGTGATCTATAACCAGCAGGCTGATGTGTTCTCATTCGGCCTGCTGCTGTACGACCTCATGACCTGCGGTGAACGCATCTCTGACGGCATGAAGTTCCCCAGTGAGTTCGATGAGGTTGCAGTGCAGGGCAAACTGCCAGGTAATAATTAAACACTTCTGTTGTACATTTCTTTAATGTGTTGATGTAAGTATGAACTGATGTGCTGTGATTGTGCTGAGTGATGAGGTGAGCTATGAATGCCAAAGATATGATCTCTTTTTATTAACAGATATGAAAGGTAAAGTCTGAACGTTAACCGATATCTTCACTGTCTTGTACACAGATCCAGTAAAACATTACGGTTGCCCACCATGGCCGGGCTTCCAGGCGCTGATGAAGGACTGTTTGAGGGAAAGTCCTCAGAGTCGACCCACTTCTGCTCAGGTTAGGACCTGAACATATGactatgtcccaattgtatgctttgcatgcaacagtatgtactttgtaagggcagctgcagtatgaactaaaagtaaaaagaaaaatgatgccATTTGGAACGTACCCTGTATAACTGTGTTTAGAGGGAGCTGGTGCTTTCTTTGTTACTGAGATTTGCACAGGTACGCAATCAAGCATTGCAGAGAGAAGCTGTAATGGAGCGCCCCCTAGGAGTGCTAGGAGAAATAATACATAGACAGCAATGCGGCAACACAGTGTCTTTAATTCAGACTTCAGAGCCCATTCAACACACAGTTAACAGGTGTTGTGTCTTGTGTAATGTGTGCAGGTGTTTGACAGGCTGAATTCAGGGGAGATGTTGTGCCTGATGAGGGAGCTGGTGGTTCCCCGGGCGTTCAACGCTGAGTGCTTCACAGTGAGCTCCGGCAGCGAGGACGGCCCCtccagcagccacacagcctgGCTGGGCGGAGGCAGCAGCGCCCGGAGACTGGGCTCCATCACGGCCGTGGACCTGGACACCAGCACAGTCACCACACAGGTACCGACATGCCGTTAACCTCACCACTCAATATTCTCTTGATTTCACAcgtttggttttattttggaGTGAAACAGGGCTTATTGgacatactttttttaatcctttatTTCACCTTCTCTTCTataagtgtgtttttattgtggcATGTTTACTTTTTCTATATATTAAACACACCTCATACTTCATTTTAACAAGTCGTCTATCCTCCTCTTGCTCCTGCAGGAGATTGACACCAGTCCCGTTTTGTGTCTCGTGACCGTCCAAATCCCGACCGAGGCCTGTGATTGGCTGGTGGCGGGCACCCAATCTGGCTCCTTAGTGGTCGTCAGCACTCGGGACACGTCGACTTGGCACCGCCTGCAGAGCGTCACGGACGCCGTCACCTCGCTGTACTTCCACGTGCACCCTCGTCGCACGTAAGATTTCAACATTTCTTGTGGAAGTTTCGGTATGACTAGAACAAGTCCGTGGATGACCACAGCAAATTTGAATCCAGTAAATAGTTTTAGAGATGCCTGGACAAGAGGAAATATGGATCTGACAGTAGTGCTAGAGGTTGTAAATCAGAGGGTCTGCTAAACACCTACGTGATCATCCTCTGAGGATTGTGAATATCCGAGCCGACCAACAAACCGTCTTGACTGACATCAGCATCCTGTCATAATCCCGCCGTCAGTATCATAAATTGGTGCCTGTGCAAAACACTAAATTGGACTAAAGACTGGGATCTTTTTACAATTTTTGCTAGAGAAAAAGTCAGGCTCCAGTTTTTGGCATCCTCATTTATGGCTACATATGGATACATGATTCCTGTTTTGCTAATTCGATTTTTTGATTTAGGGCTGTTTGGAGAGGCAGAATGTGAAGTAAATTGTTACTACTGTTCCCAAAGTTTAAATTTTGTCTAAATCCAGAAAAGTCACAAATTTTATTAGGTTTACCAAATAAATTAGGAGAATTTCTtctatattcttttatttaacatttatatctgcagtacacctttgagccacatgacggagcctgaatgttcgtattgttctgataattgtagcctacttataacactgaatctaatatgaaaggctagcgtacatACTATCTGTTTTACTAATTAATAGTAAAATATGAGAGTCTGTTAACTccacataaatatatttatttggcCTCATTCATAaagtatatatgtttttaataacacatgcataaaattAAGCCGCGATTTATCAAAcatatctcttcaaaatggctggtttacctattcaagatgaTACAAGGTGATGCGGAAATTTGCAGTACAAATGGTCAGGAGCGTTCATGTATGCACAAATTGTAAATCCCATTGTGAATTTGGTCGCAccggtttgtcatttttaaaaagtgtgtccCCAGAAAAAACGTTTGGGAAGCACTGGGCTagaagatctgaaaaatgacaTATTACATTACATGTAAAACAAGATCATTTTGATGAACTTCCAACCTTTTTAAAATAGTGCCTtttgatgtttttcatttattttcagccAAAGAAAGAATTACTTGCTGGTTGGGACAGCTGATGGAGTTCTCACTGTTTATGAGGACTCTGTTCTCAAGGTAAATATTAGATATCGAATAAAAGATCAAGTGTGTTTTTGCTCAGATGTTGGTCCCACCTCGTCCTCCCATGCACTGTACATGTACTATACAATACTGCATCCAGCAGCAGTCTAGAACTTAATTTTCCTCTGGTTCTCCTCCCTCCAGCAGGAGAACGGGCAGCCGGTTAAAACCGTCACCGTGGGAAACGTCAACACGCCCGTCATGTGTCTGGGCCAGTCGGCGCATTCGCTGGACAGCAGGTCCGTGTGGGCCGGCTGCGGGACCAAGATCCTCTCCTTCACCGCCGACTACGACGTCTGCAGGAGCATCGACACGAGACCAAACCTCATCCTCCAGTGAGTCCCTGTCATGTAGGAGAATGAGAAGCAATGTCAAGTAGAAAGTTTAGGATGAGAATCAGCTCAAACCGTTGATGTGTGTTGAGCTCGTCGGGACTGAAGAATCAGCATTTGTACTTGTCAAAACAGTTTCCTGCGTAAAAAGATTATAAATGGGATTCgcacaaaataacattttgcaGTTTGGaggaaagattaaaaaaaatataaatctgtgTTTTCTTAACAATTATTTCTGCATGTTTGACAAGATGAGAAagttttaaaggagcagtgtgtaacaattaggggaaATTAGGATCAGATTAGAGCGAAGACTGAGTTTGAAGTTAAAATCATGTTATTATGTTTTTCAGGCAGCATCGGTCGTTGGGAGGTGAAGCGTGCGTGTCTCGAATGGTTGTGGATAAATATGTTTACCTGAACAAAGCCGGGTCGCCAACCGTGGAGGTCTGGGATAAGAGGAGCGATAGGATGGTGGACTGCATCGACTGTGCTCAGATCAtcaggtacacacacatacacacacacacacacacacaaacatatacttatttattatatatgttatcaGGACTCAGTgctgtattttattgtgttttcttgAAAACCAAACAGGCATCATATCATCAcaacacacaggaagtgatgtcttTTGCTATCTGAAACAGTTGTTTCCCAccctgaataaaaaaaagattaaagtaGTTAACATTATATAATAGTTAAATAGCCACTATGGCTGaatagagactatagagaatGAGCACCATGGAGAAATGTGAatatcttcttttatttttatttaatttgcacaCATAAGAGCCAGATAATGAGAAAATAAGCAATGTGTCAgaagaggtcaagaagccaacAGCTTATACAACAGACCTCCCCTCAATTTAAGgagaaagacaaacaataacaagaaaggaaatataaaaaaaacaactcaacatCAACAGAAAATCAAAGGTGAAAGTGACTATCTGACTAATAAATGATCATTTGATAGTGCagaaacaacaccaacacatcaGTGAGCATTTAACAAGAACAATCTCTCTAAAGCCAAAAAGGATCTTGGTACTTAACAACATATTTTAGCGCCCTGCATCGACAATAACAGTTTGTTTACATGTATTCTTGTTTGATATTGTACATTGACGTTTAAGAGATGTTCAGGTGTTTGTATGACAGCAGctgtgtctcctcctctccctgcagACATGACTTCGGCTGCAGAGGCAGGCGGAGCAGCTTGGTG encodes the following:
- the lrrk2 gene encoding leucine-rich repeat serine/threonine-protein kinase 2 isoform X2, which translates into the protein MVNQEELEERLKKLLVRLKIPIEDRQLCTLIQIIQDLLFLAHTDNAELFEDKDVHTPLMVVLSAYIGSKGAQQVGWSLLCRLIEICPDTLDQLTRPLQAAKEWEVLGVHQQILKVLSQYSTDCRVTMVGLRALALLLRSDMILLLVLEEEEEDVFGLVVQAMKTFPTSEELQLQGCAALQILLERVSDDHLVEFVENQDHVVVLAALQKFPDNPELLLLAMKVLLPLARPGSNVEILMSGGARCYSVIIAAMDAFPEVEELQETACCLFRRFTSESYYNILVLNGVQRVTVRACQKFPDNATLQAAALSCLADLTATIVQSKAVAEQGLEEGEEEEDRGREEVEDMGLGWMEVCCTALDLHAAEPDVQEAASWAIHNLLLHGAGVNLSEEEQGERTPVHRQLMVAMLLHSSSPSVFQAATSAIATLLTHNGKMCSLLLSSGLHVNLVEMMKRHSTSAEVSISACKLLNLLFQGRTASLDELNMAMSQILSAMKVHNFQPEVQLEALQASLVFLSPDRSLREHGVSVGDPDMADVSLKVLKNQCVVEGAHTLYLEVLNRFISSPTIQKCGLKVLSALADCSGAVDLLCQQGAIDTVLHTLQMFPHEREIHYWGLTLLNYLVSKKKLSRMNVPILASVVVASLIQYREDSEMLLKCFQVALRMLDACSGAAAELQREDFDRQIFQQLREETPDQSSNALRKSVCLALSKMWCDSQLHYSMLEKACKDGDATLAECLIELGADINGKTKTESLIYQVCERGGPLELVELLLSRGAHEQHLRRALAVSVKRGEGPTVIQLLGRLGLDLNNSALCLGGFRLGRLDAAWLSPLLAERGRTYSLRYNNSKGMSLARCIQSFQRSKSISGPPRSLGDPCLTSGYISDSSDDSSFSLFSMDDSLFLNDDMESDGSDSVSGVLSPMPHNTSEEELRSLKRKQGRRRHGSAENGPTEYEHSEHVHRRYGRTGSGQKGFGSGDSSAKERERIRLLDLSGNELDSLSCLMDDGFVQQQLGHLLRLDLSHNSLLEFPAALCQSLRSLTRLDLQGNQLQSLPVELLSLLSLSMLNVSRNCVGPLLTFDPAVTCPSLRQLNLSFNKITAFPHELGRAMDQLEELFMEGNSITELCVPLILPEIKLLDVSKNSVENISPDFLTGCPKLETFSASMNKICSLSNLPSKITALKLANNSFTCIPEAILNLPNLRSVDMRTNSIAALPGPGLWESSNLRELMFSQDCIKVLDLSGPIYKWTRLEKLHLSDNKLTEIPPQIGLLEGLTSLDVSRNANLRSFPDEMGKLSRLWDLPLDGLRLQLDLKHIGSKTKDIVRFLQQRLKKAVPYYRMKLIVVGNAGSGKTTLIQQLMKLKRSQLNSKRVAVGIDVRDWTIRERDKKMVLNVWDFSGGEEFSGSHPHFLTSRALYLVVYNLSKGASQVDALKPWLFNIKAMASQSPVILVGTHTDVSDDLQLQACLTKIREELLNHQGFPAIRDYHMVSVCEESDAMAKLRKAIAREVTSFKIQGQPVMGQLVPDSYVELERRVLQERTRVPPEFPVLRHHELLQLIQESQLQLEEAELPHAVHFLSEAGVLLHFDDPALQLQELYFIDPQWLCNIISQKLTSKSCGFWEPPKGVVQRSMVEKFLFETKCFPKSHLTQFFKLLEKFQIALPFGEDQLLVPSSLSKHRPVIELPHCENSEVIVRLYEMPYFPMDYWSRQISRLLEVSSYLLCGRGKAVRPNRIYWRRGVYLSWSPEAYCLVEAASVEENPSSFVRITVPSSRKGRVLLGQVVDHIDSLLEEWFPGLLNTDMHGSGEALLKKWALYSFEDGQECSKILLEDLFTYFDNDFLLVNPEDPRCTLSISQIAPDLVLSDQPAGTILDSDELDVDMSTENRLGDGGFGTVYRSVYKNEEVAVKIFNKHASELYIYRLLRQELAVLGRLRHPSLVGLLAAGSSPQILVMELALRGSLDSLFERENGSLNLKLQHRIALQVADGLRYLHSSMIIYRDLKPHNVLLFNLKTDSEIIAKITDYGIAQYCCSMGVRSSEGTPGFRAPEVARGNVIYNQQADVFSFGLLLYDLMTCGERISDGMKFPSEFDEVAVQGKLPDPVKHYGCPPWPGFQALMKDCLRESPQSRPTSAQVFDRLNSGEMLCLMRELVVPRAFNAECFTVSSGSEDGPSSSHTAWLGGGSSARRLGSITAVDLDTSTVTTQEIDTSPVLCLVTVQIPTEACDWLVAGTQSGSLVVVSTRDTSTWHRLQSVTDAVTSLYFHVHPRRTQRKNYLLVGTADGVLTVYEDSVLKQENGQPVKTVTVGNVNTPVMCLGQSAHSLDSRSVWAGCGTKILSFTADYDVCRSIDTRPNLILQQHRSLGGEACVSRMVVDKYVYLNKAGSPTVEVWDKRSDRMVDCIDCAQIIRHDFGCRGRRSSLVERCRGRRSSEVEPPTEAAPSWARVKALLVQSAATLWIGTRGGHLLLLELSKHQPLQVIGPCCDSIRCIASALIETLNWKNVVLVLGRRLPQDTDQYDEESVLMVWNSTLPMEVKDLNKHCEKREQIAAKMREQLHHD